From Xenopus tropicalis strain Nigerian chromosome 3, UCB_Xtro_10.0, whole genome shotgun sequence, the proteins below share one genomic window:
- the LOC108646270 gene encoding uncharacterized protein LOC108646270, with product MDDRPSTRQPQVNIGSWCPDQVLSPNFSQAWMHIGTGEHNVSCYDANANTGIYSPLIREQLEPLQASESLLTSDYSAVTAGYGSTECYKEPTASSFSIPNLYLPEGITACEYQDSASSALISSLDYFYNVREYGIFMREENTTETVSLPSHSPNPTNVQNGRKRKLTEETIEATSLPTQEESSPTKKLKYVDIGHTEFEICTFFPQKASNLPCSEPKEI from the exons ATGGATGATCGCCCATCTACCAGACAGCCCCAGGTGAACATAGGAT CTTGGTGTCCTGATCAAGTGCTCTCACCAAATTTCAGCCAAGCATGGATGCATATAGGCACAGGAGAGCACAATGTGTCCTGCTACGATGCCAATGCAAACACCGGCATTTATTCTCCTCTGATTAGAGAACAACTGGAGCCACTGCAGGCATCAGAAAGTCTGCTCACTTCAGACTATAGTGCTGTTACTGCAGGTTATGGTTCCACTGAGTGCTATAAGGAACCAACTGCAAGCAGCTTCAGTATCCCAAATCTGTATCTGCCAGAAGGGATAACTGCTTGTGAATATCAGGACTCAGCTAGCTCAGCACTTATATCCAGCTTGGATTATTTCTACAATGTTAGGGAATATGGGATCTTCATGCGTGAGGAGAACACCACGGAGACCGTTTCCCTGCCATCACATTCTCCAAATCCAACAAATgtacaaaatggcagaaaaagaAAACTTACCGAAGAGACCATTGAGGCTACTTCCCTGCCCACACAGGAAGAGAGCTCACcaactaaaaaattaaaatatgttgACATTGGGCATACAGAATTTGAAATATGTACTTTTTTCCCTCAGAAAGCATCTAATCTCCCATGCAGTGAGCCAAAAGAGATCTGA